One stretch of Alphaproteobacteria bacterium DNA includes these proteins:
- the atpC gene encoding ATP synthase F1 subunit epsilon encodes MTTIKLKIVTPREVFLEDEFEMVTLPSFEGELAILKDHVPILASLKAGQINIYLNGVVAKKIIINSGVLNFSNNEAIILVEEVISKEKYHNEFITNKISELQNNISNYVKIGDDEALNKEQQSLNDILTIKELL; translated from the coding sequence ATGACTACAATAAAATTAAAAATTGTTACACCTAGAGAAGTGTTTTTAGAAGATGAGTTTGAAATGGTTACTTTACCTAGTTTTGAAGGTGAGCTAGCCATTTTAAAAGATCATGTTCCAATCTTAGCAAGCTTAAAAGCAGGACAAATAAATATTTATCTTAATGGTGTGGTTGCTAAGAAAATTATCATAAATAGTGGTGTTTTAAATTTTTCAAATAACGAAGCAATTATTCTTGTTGAAGAAGTTATCAGCAAAGAAAAATACCATAATGAATTTATCACTAACAAAATATCAGAATTACAAAATAACATTAGCAATTATGTTAAGATAGGTGATGACGAAGCTCTAAATAAAGAGCAGCAATCCTTAAATGATATTCTAACTATTAAAGAACTTTTATAA
- a CDS encoding class I SAM-dependent methyltransferase encodes MENILSKKIKQNILNFGPISIAEFMQNILFDQESGYYIKENPFGAEGDFITAPEISQVFGEILAAYIIYYWQNIGKPQEFTIIELGPGRAELMSDVLRTLKTKAELYKILEVNLIELSPKLRKIQQEKLSVFDVKITHYEDISNLANKPSFILANEFFDALPITQYQYQDYNWHERKIALDKQRNFTFILEKNHHKINLELGSLEAKNNDIYEVCYPALNMMEDIAKFLKLSKSAAIFIDYGYIEKQFGDSLQALKKHKYYDVFKSLGTADLTAHVDFSALAKIVNNNNLPCNLSTQREFFTMLGFRERSRALANNSNQHKQKKLQIAEDRILAKEQMGELFKVMLINA; translated from the coding sequence ATGGAAAATATTCTAAGCAAAAAAATTAAACAAAATATTTTAAATTTTGGTCCCATCTCTATTGCAGAATTCATGCAAAATATATTATTTGATCAAGAGAGTGGTTATTACATTAAGGAAAACCCGTTTGGGGCAGAAGGTGATTTTATCACAGCGCCAGAGATTAGTCAGGTTTTTGGTGAAATATTAGCTGCTTATATTATATATTATTGGCAAAATATTGGTAAACCCCAAGAATTTACGATAATTGAGTTGGGTCCTGGTAGAGCTGAGTTGATGAGTGATGTTTTAAGAACATTAAAAACAAAAGCAGAATTATATAAAATATTAGAGGTTAATTTAATAGAGCTAAGCCCTAAATTACGCAAAATACAGCAAGAAAAACTTAGTGTTTTTGATGTGAAAATCACCCATTATGAAGATATCTCTAATCTTGCAAATAAACCTAGCTTTATATTAGCTAATGAATTTTTTGATGCTTTACCAATAACACAATATCAATATCAAGATTATAATTGGCATGAGCGTAAAATAGCTTTAGATAAGCAGCGTAATTTTACCTTCATTTTAGAGAAAAACCATCATAAGATTAATTTGGAATTGGGTAGCTTAGAGGCAAAAAATAATGATATATATGAAGTATGTTACCCAGCTTTAAATATGATGGAGGATATTGCAAAATTTTTAAAGTTAAGTAAATCTGCGGCAATATTTATAGATTATGGTTATATAGAAAAGCAATTTGGCGACAGTTTGCAAGCGTTAAAAAAACATAAATATTATGATGTTTTTAAATCATTAGGCACAGCAGATCTTACTGCTCATGTGGATTTTTCAGCATTGGCCAAGATTGTAAATAATAATAATTTACCTTGTAATTTAAGCACGCAAAGAGAATTTTTTACAATGTTAGGTTTTAGAGAAAGAAGTAGAGCTTTAGCTAATAACTCCAATCAACATAAGCAAAAAAAATTACAAATTGCAGAAGATAGAATTTTAGCAAAAGAACAAATGGGCGAATTATTTAAAGTAATGTTAATTAATGCATAA
- a CDS encoding prolipoprotein diacylglyceryl transferase, with translation MYIHNLEPIIFNLGPIAIRWYSMAYIASFILGFYYIMFLVRKFSLKITDKKDLEDLIFNIICGIIIGGRLGYVIFYNLDYYFFNFIEVFYIWQGGMSFHGGLIGFTLAVLYHAQKKQKSFLQYMDILSLAVPIGLFFGRIANFINGELYGRATEVKWAVIFPHAGMIARHPSQLYEAFLEGLFSFFILYLAYKKPFFRLSYGRVTGLFLLLYSMSRIIIECFREPDSHIGYLSDIFTMGQILSLPMLILGFYLVFYNGKYSKQKN, from the coding sequence ATGTACATACATAATTTAGAGCCAATTATCTTTAATTTAGGGCCAATTGCGATTAGGTGGTACTCTATGGCTTATATTGCAAGTTTTATCCTCGGCTTTTATTATATAATGTTTTTGGTACGAAAATTCAGCCTAAAAATTACAGATAAAAAAGATTTAGAAGATTTAATTTTTAATATAATTTGCGGTATTATTATTGGGGGCAGGTTGGGCTATGTTATATTTTATAATTTAGATTATTATTTCTTTAATTTCATTGAAGTGTTTTATATTTGGCAGGGTGGTATGTCTTTTCATGGGGGCTTAATTGGTTTTACTTTAGCTGTTTTATATCATGCGCAGAAAAAACAAAAATCATTTTTACAATATATGGATATTTTATCATTGGCCGTACCTATAGGGCTTTTCTTTGGTAGAATAGCAAATTTTATTAATGGCGAATTATATGGAAGAGCAACTGAGGTAAAGTGGGCAGTTATTTTTCCACATGCTGGCATGATAGCTAGGCACCCAAGTCAATTATATGAGGCTTTTTTAGAGGGTTTATTTAGCTTTTTTATTTTATATCTTGCCTATAAGAAACCTTTTTTTAGATTGTCATATGGTAGGGTTACCGGTTTGTTTTTATTACTTTATAGCATGTCTAGAATCATAATTGAGTGCTTTAGAGAGCCAGATAGCCATATTGGTTATTTGAGTGATATTTTTACAATGGGGCAAATTCTATCACTACCAATGCTAATTTTAGGTTTTTATTTAGTTTTTTATAATGGAAAATATTCTAAGCAAAAAAATTAA
- a CDS encoding lytic transglycosylase domain-containing protein, translated as MKHLIYTLLIIFLNANLFAKANISELISEENLICAEDAFKLLENYRVNEALTVSNFCQDPAIEKMIIWLSLYDNYVIEPKRSMEFLINHKNFPVQDRIRKIMERNISKKIPTQHVLKFYNDDFPSTEKSFQLFLQKSLENINSSFQEDIKTSLQRKYFLHNNFPEKKLDHYINDNLVNKNIIILKINNLLRDKQVNTAKKLLKYLHLDYQYFFKARIALIENQRKALKKIKTVTPQLQNNADFIFDLVNWYERHDKDEKIYNHISKLNYLENPEKWHNKRIRNARYLLKKQKYQEAYEIVANHQITETNHAYIELEWFSGWLALRFLQQPELAIKHFKRMYNNVKFAISLSRGAYWLARAYDASLQFDLAKKWYQEASNYNSTYYGQMALLELEKQIMIKLPEFHLTSAEELQNYIKTEEKARIALYFSALKKDEEAELFFKNLIIKNEDEQLISTIISLSSYSNNQEIINKIARYATRFNVITLANYPLINNLPSTYNVGNYALIMSIIKQESGFSNNAVSKAGAVGFMQLMPATAKQVAKKLNIKYSKNKLQTNAKYNITLGAYYINSLLKKFNNSYIVAIASYNAGPKNTRRWLKENGDPSQSNDIHQAIDWVEQITFSETRNYVQRIIENSVIYQHLLNQKIQEFPAPKLKPSN; from the coding sequence ATGAAACATCTAATTTATACGCTATTAATAATTTTTCTAAACGCAAATTTATTTGCTAAAGCAAATATTTCTGAATTAATTAGCGAGGAAAACCTTATTTGTGCCGAAGACGCATTCAAATTACTCGAAAATTATCGAGTAAATGAGGCTTTAACTGTTAGTAATTTTTGCCAAGATCCTGCTATAGAAAAAATGATTATCTGGCTTTCTCTCTATGATAATTATGTAATAGAGCCCAAAAGATCTATGGAGTTTTTAATTAATCATAAAAATTTTCCAGTTCAAGATAGAATTAGAAAAATTATGGAAAGAAATATATCTAAGAAAATACCTACGCAACATGTTTTAAAATTTTATAATGATGATTTTCCTAGTACAGAAAAATCCTTTCAATTATTTTTGCAAAAATCATTAGAAAATATAAATAGCTCCTTTCAAGAGGATATCAAAACCTCTTTGCAGCGAAAATATTTTCTACATAATAATTTTCCAGAAAAAAAATTAGACCATTACATAAATGATAATTTAGTTAATAAGAACATTATAATTCTTAAAATAAATAATTTACTTAGAGATAAACAAGTAAATACAGCTAAAAAATTGTTAAAATATTTGCATTTAGATTATCAATATTTTTTCAAAGCAAGAATAGCATTAATTGAAAATCAACGCAAAGCGCTAAAAAAAATAAAAACTGTAACCCCTCAATTACAAAATAATGCTGATTTTATTTTCGATTTAGTTAATTGGTATGAGCGTCATGACAAAGATGAAAAAATATATAATCATATTTCTAAGCTAAATTATCTAGAAAATCCTGAAAAATGGCATAATAAGCGTATAAGAAATGCTAGATATTTGTTAAAAAAACAAAAATATCAAGAAGCATATGAAATAGTAGCTAATCATCAAATTACTGAAACTAATCATGCTTATATAGAATTAGAATGGTTTTCTGGCTGGCTAGCACTAAGATTTTTACAACAACCCGAACTAGCAATAAAGCATTTCAAGCGTATGTATAATAATGTAAAATTCGCAATCAGTTTATCTAGAGGCGCATATTGGCTTGCTAGAGCATATGATGCATCTTTGCAATTTGATTTAGCAAAAAAATGGTATCAAGAAGCAAGTAACTATAACAGCACATATTATGGTCAAATGGCTCTGTTAGAATTAGAGAAGCAAATTATGATTAAATTACCGGAATTTCACCTAACTTCAGCAGAGGAATTACAAAATTACATCAAAACGGAGGAAAAAGCTAGAATTGCTCTTTATTTTTCGGCTCTTAAAAAAGATGAAGAAGCTGAATTGTTTTTTAAAAATTTGATTATAAAAAATGAAGATGAGCAATTGATAAGTACAATTATTTCTCTTTCAAGCTATAGTAATAACCAAGAAATTATTAACAAGATAGCAAGATATGCGACTAGATTTAATGTTATAACTTTAGCAAATTACCCCCTTATAAATAATTTGCCTAGCACTTATAATGTAGGTAATTACGCTCTTATCATGTCTATTATCAAACAAGAAAGTGGTTTTAGTAATAATGCAGTAAGTAAAGCTGGCGCAGTTGGTTTTATGCAGTTAATGCCAGCAACAGCAAAGCAAGTAGCAAAAAAACTCAACATCAAATATAGTAAAAACAAATTACAAACTAACGCCAAATATAACATAACTTTAGGCGCTTATTATATTAATTCCCTCTTAAAAAAATTCAACAATTCATATATAGTTGCTATTGCCTCATATAATGCAGGACCTAAAAACACTAGAAGATGGCTAAAAGAAAATGGTGACCCTAGTCAGTCCAACGATATTCATCAAGCCATTGATTGGGTTGAACAAATCACTTTCTCTGAGACCAGAAACTACGTACAAAGAATTATAGAAAACTCAGTAATTTACCAACATTTACTTAATCAGAAAATACAAGAATTTCCTGCACCAAAATTAAAACCAAGTAATTAA